The Sphingomonas sanxanigenens DSM 19645 = NX02 genome includes a region encoding these proteins:
- a CDS encoding TetR/AcrR family transcriptional regulator, whose translation MSLSPHRAAFTREDAETRRLALIEACAACLAEQGVGGASVRTICARAGVSPGLLRHYFDGIDALVAATYRHVTHTVNDALAAAVAAAPPEPRARLIAYTTASFRAPIADPALLATWIAFWSLVKADPAIAAIHAETYGGYRAALEALLAECGVSAMERHGAAIGLTALVDGLWLELTLDPASFPADQASALAVRWVDALLGG comes from the coding sequence ATGAGCTTGTCGCCCCACCGCGCCGCCTTCACCCGCGAGGATGCCGAAACGCGCCGGCTGGCGCTGATCGAGGCCTGTGCGGCGTGCCTCGCCGAACAGGGCGTCGGCGGTGCCTCGGTGCGGACGATCTGCGCGCGTGCCGGCGTCTCGCCCGGGCTGCTGCGCCACTATTTCGACGGCATCGACGCGCTGGTCGCCGCGACCTACCGCCACGTCACGCACACGGTGAACGACGCGCTGGCGGCCGCGGTCGCCGCCGCCCCGCCGGAGCCGCGCGCGCGGCTGATCGCCTATACCACCGCCAGCTTCCGCGCCCCGATCGCCGACCCCGCGCTGCTCGCCACCTGGATCGCCTTCTGGAGCCTGGTGAAGGCCGACCCCGCCATCGCCGCGATCCACGCCGAAACCTATGGCGGCTATCGCGCCGCGCTGGAGGCGCTGCTCGCGGAGTGCGGCGTGTCGGCGATGGAGCGCCACGGCGCCGCGATCGGCCTGACCGCGCTGGTCGACGGGCTGTGGCTGGAACTGACGCTGGATCCGGCGAGCTTCCCGGCGGACCAGGCGAGCGCGCTGGCGGTCAGGTGGGTGGATGCACTGCTGGGGGGCTGA